The DNA sequence CTTCCCGCACCCATTGGCGAAGTACACATTCGCCATAAAACGCCCATAACCGCAATCTGTGTCAGTGCTCTAACAATGGCAACCCTGCTGATGGTCGTACCAGATGTAGCGGCTGCTGGCGCTGCGGCCAGTTTGATCTTCCTCATCTCTTTTGCCATGACGCACTGGACCAGCATCCTGGCCCGAACGCGACGGCGCACACCCGCACCATTCCACACGCCATTATTTCCGCTCATTCCCGTTACAGGCGGTCTGTGCTGCGCTGGATTGGCACTCTTTCAGGCCATATCCGTGCCAACCGCTGGCTTGATCTCGGCGGTATGGCTGGGACTGGGCGGATTATTGTATTGGGCATTATTGGCGCGCCGCGCACGCGTTGTCGATGCCTCTGCCGAAGCCCTCGACCCACAACTGCTCCAAATGCGCGGTCGCAGCCCCCTGGTCCTCGTACCCGTGGCCAATCCTCAAAATGCCTCTGCCATGGTCGCAGTTGCCCACGCGCTCGCACCGCCAGGCGTAGGGCGCGTATTGTTATTATCCGTAGTGGCTACCCCAGAAGAGGGATGGCGCGAGGAAGAACCACCTCATACCTTGCGCGACACACAGACAGTACTCAGAGAAGCCGTAACAGCCTCGTTTGCCGCTGGAATGGCACCCGAAGCACTGATGACCATCGCGCCACAACCCTGGCCCGAAATTGTGCGGGTCTCCCGCGTACACCGCTGCGAGAGCTTATTATTGGGTTTGAGCGACGTCAACAGTGTCCATCTGGAAGAACTCATCAGTTCTGTATCATGTGATGTCGTGGTATTGCACGCGCCACCGGGCTGGCACTTAAAGAACGTACATCGCGTACTGGTACCCACGCGAAGTCTCGGTGCCCACGACAAATTTCGCGCCCGCTTGCTGGGCAGTCTGTGCCGCACGGGCAAACGCGAAGTCACATTTTTGCAGGTATTGCCCGAACACGCCAGCGATTTTCAGTGTGACCGCGCACAGCGCAGACTGACGCAATTTGCAAATGAAGAAGTTCCCACCAGAGCCGATGCTCTGGTCGTGCGCCACAACAAACCCCTCGAAGCAATTACGGATATGGCAAATAACTACGACCTGGCGATTTTGGGATTGGAGCGCATTGATAAAAACCGCAGACAATTTGGACAACTCGCACCGGCTCTCGCACAAAATATCACCTGTGCCACCATCATGATCAGCAGGCGAGGGTGAGAAGGGTGAAGGAGGAAGGAGGAAGTGTGAAGGATGAAGGATGAAGAAGAATCCTCAATACGGTGCAGGAGACAGGTGAACACACCAAAGGAGAACACCATGGACGAAAAAAAATGGTTGCAACACTGCGCTACAGAAGCGCAACTCAGGCAATTTAATGACGAGGGATATTTGATCGTCGAAGACGCCCTATCACCCGACCTGCTCGCGCGATTGAATGACGCCGTCGATCGGGTAGAAGCGCGGGAACGCGAGGCAAAAGGACTGAAACCAGATGCATTATTGAAAAAATTCCGAACTGTTGTGGAAGACGATGTCTTTCTGGAATTACTCGATAATCCCAAAACATTCCCGCTATTATGGGATATTTTGGGATGGAATATCCAGCTCTATATCTCCCATCTGATCGTATATCCTCCCGAGCAAAAGAAAGACAAGATACACCAGGGCGGCTGGCATCAAGACGGCGGGCGCCCTGTACCCGAGATGGAACGCCCCCACCCGCGTCTATCCCTGAAAATCAGCTACTGGTTAAGCGATGTGGACACGCCAGAACACGGCGCGATGCAAATTGTGCCGCGCAGCCATAAACTGGACAAAAAACCCGAAGAATACGATGTATTACCCGTATGTGTCAAAGCGGGAACAGCCGTCCTCTTTGACCGCAGAATGTGGCACCGGCGGGGAATTAACACATCCGACGTCACGCGCCGCGTGCTATTCTTTGGCTACAGCTATCGCTGGCTGCGGGGGCTGGATTACAACCTCATGCCCGAAAACATACTCAGCAAATGCGACCCCATCCGCCGCCAGCTACTCGGCGATGGCATAGACGTCAAAGGATGGTGGCAACCCACAGAAGCCGACGTCCCCCTCAAAAGTTGGCTGCGCGAACACCGGGGCGAAGAATATCTCGAAGCACTGGGATAGCGATTAACCAGAAAAACAGAAAGAGCCATAACACCTGAATGTTATGGCTCTTTGTTTTATACTCAGAGGGAGAGATCCCATCAGATTCTCATCCTCCTTCACCAAAAGACCACAGTTTGAGAATCGTCTTACACAAAATCCATTCGAGATCGTCGTCATTAAAAAACATGTGGTCGCGTATCAAATCCAGAGACCCTTTATACCCACAACTCCTGAATACATGGGGAAAATCCGTACCCCACATCAGCCGCTCGGGACCGTACACATCGTAAATGCACTTGATCATATCGTGCGTATCGCGATGCGGATAGGGCATATTGGATCGCTGTCCCACATTTGAAATCTTAACATGAACATTGGGATATTGTCCCCAATTGAGCAAATTGGTCAGCAGTGGTTTGGGATCCGGCTCACCCACGGGAATACCGGCAATGTGATCAACCACAACATTGACCTCGGGAAAACGGGCAATAATGGGTTCAACAGGCGCGTGATCCTCAGCCCCACCAAACAGATTGAAACACAGGCCCAGATCCCGGGCACGCGCCCACAGCGGATCCTTGTCAGATGCAGCCAAACCTGCAGGATCTCCATAACGCGACAAATGAATGCGCATCCCGCCAAAACCCTCTTCCCTGTGCAAACGCTCCAGCTCATCCGCGGCATCGGGCGACGTGGGATCCACAAGCGCCTGCGCCGCCAGCTTATCCGGATACTGCTTGATACAATCGGCAACATACCGATTATCAAAAAGATAGTGAATCGGCTGAACAATAACCGCTTTATCCACCCCTGCGTCCGCCATCGTCTCAAACAAAAGCTCGACCGAACCCGCCTCATGCGGTCGGCTGGGACCGTAGGGATAAGTTTCTTCGTCATCGCTCCACACGTGGAGATGGGGATCAATAATCATAATAAACCTCCTAAAAGCCACTCGGCGTATCTTGCAAAATTTTTTCAATACGTTCCAATTCATCATCCGAAAAATCGACATCTGCCGCGCCGACGTGTTCTTTGACCTGATCGGGATTTTTCGCACCAACGAGCACACATGTTACCTCCTCGCGGCGAAGAAGCCAGGCAATGGCGAGTTGGACCATAGTCATATTCTTGTCTGCGGCGACAGACTGTAACTCATCTGCCACTGCGAGATAACGGGCAAATAAATCGCCTTGAAAGCGAGATGAATTCGCGCGTTCGTCGTCTTCGGAAAAGACGTGGCCGGATGCGTATTTGCCCGTAAGCAAACCTTTCCCCAGGGGACTGTGCGCGAGAATACCAATACCCGTTTGTCTGCAAAAATCCAGGTCCTCGGCTTCAATATTTCGGTCAAACATATTGTAGCGCGGCTGATTCGAATGAAATGGGGCAATATCGTACGCTTGTTGCATCTGTGCCGCATTGAAATTGGAAACCCCGATAAAGCGC is a window from the Gemmatimonadota bacterium genome containing:
- a CDS encoding amino acid permease; the encoded protein is MNKQGTIERSIGLAGATGVGIGAIVGGGILALAGVAYATTGPATLLVFAANGVIAVLTALSFAEMSTAFPQSGGTYTFAKNVLSVRAAFAFGWVGWFASIVAGVLYAMGFASYAAIALQECVRLLFGVAPEWLLGQAMVATLAIGATAYYTFGLIRTSGGGDNWINFAKMIVFAVLIGGGLWALTGRSLGAIHASLTPFLTHGTTGFFQAMGYTFIALQGFDLIAAVAGEVRTPERTLPRAMLLSLAAALGVYLPLLFVIATVGVPPGQTIGGLSANHPEVVVALAARHFLGDLGFWLVLIAAILSMLSALQANLLAASRVALTMAQDRTLPAPIGEVHIRHKTPITAICVSALTMATLLMVVPDVAAAGAAASLIFLISFAMTHWTSILARTRRRTPAPFHTPLFPLIPVTGGLCCAGLALFQAISVPTAGLISAVWLGLGGLLYWALLARRARVVDASAEALDPQLLQMRGRSPLVLVPVANPQNASAMVAVAHALAPPGVGRVLLLSVVATPEEGWREEEPPHTLRDTQTVLREAVTASFAAGMAPEALMTIAPQPWPEIVRVSRVHRCESLLLGLSDVNSVHLEELISSVSCDVVVLHAPPGWHLKNVHRVLVPTRSLGAHDKFRARLLGSLCRTGKREVTFLQVLPEHASDFQCDRAQRRLTQFANEEVPTRADALVVRHNKPLEAITDMANNYDLAILGLERIDKNRRQFGQLAPALAQNITCATIMISRRG
- a CDS encoding phytanoyl-CoA dioxygenase produces the protein MDEKKWLQHCATEAQLRQFNDEGYLIVEDALSPDLLARLNDAVDRVEAREREAKGLKPDALLKKFRTVVEDDVFLELLDNPKTFPLLWDILGWNIQLYISHLIVYPPEQKKDKIHQGGWHQDGGRPVPEMERPHPRLSLKISYWLSDVDTPEHGAMQIVPRSHKLDKKPEEYDVLPVCVKAGTAVLFDRRMWHRRGINTSDVTRRVLFFGYSYRWLRGLDYNLMPENILSKCDPIRRQLLGDGIDVKGWWQPTEADVPLKSWLREHRGEEYLEALG
- a CDS encoding amidohydrolase; protein product: MSIFRMMNWNVLKKFCKIRRVAFRRFIMIIDPHLHVWSDDEETYPYGPSRPHEAGSVELLFETMADAGVDKAVIVQPIHYLFDNRYVADCIKQYPDKLAAQALVDPTSPDAADELERLHREEGFGGMRIHLSRYGDPAGLAASDKDPLWARARDLGLCFNLFGGAEDHAPVEPIIARFPEVNVVVDHIAGIPVGEPDPKPLLTNLLNWGQYPNVHVKISNVGQRSNMPYPHRDTHDMIKCIYDVYGPERLMWGTDFPHVFRSCGYKGSLDLIRDHMFFNDDDLEWILCKTILKLWSFGEGG
- a CDS encoding aldo/keto reductase — translated: MNHRQLGKDGADIPVIGLGAWPIGGGMGNMGDRDSIDTVRTAIDSGITLLDTAQAYRTSEATLGRALKDGYRERCFLATKVSRQYSRGDIENAIENSLRNLDVDYVDLYQIHSWNPQYPIEESMETMARLQEQGKTRFIGVSNFNAAQMQQAYDIAPFHSNQPRYNMFDRNIEAEDLDFCRQTGIGILAHSPLGKGLLTGKYASGHVFSEDDERANSSRFQGDLFARYLAVADELQSVAADKNMTMVQLAIAWLLRREEVTCVLVGAKNPDQVKEHVGAADVDFSDDELERIEKILQDTPSGF